One Pirellulales bacterium DNA segment encodes these proteins:
- a CDS encoding transporter substrate-binding domain-containing protein, producing MKVKKAALLLATLGLFTVGAHAQDAGTLKKIKDTGVISLGHRESSIPFSYYDDKQNVIGYSQEFAMKVVEAVKVKLNMPNLKVKLTPITSQNRIPLVQNGTVDIECGSTTNNLERQQQAAFTNTIFVIGTRLMTKKDSGIKDWADLKGKTVVTTAGTTSERLLRKMNQDKNMGMNIISAKDHGESFLTLSTGRAAAFMMDDALLAGERAKSNNPGDFVLVGAPQSREAY from the coding sequence ATGAAAGTTAAAAAAGCTGCGCTGCTGCTCGCGACTCTCGGACTGTTTACGGTTGGCGCGCATGCGCAGGACGCCGGCACGCTGAAAAAAATCAAGGACACGGGCGTCATTTCGCTGGGGCATCGCGAATCGTCGATCCCGTTCTCGTATTACGACGACAAGCAGAACGTCATCGGCTACTCGCAGGAATTCGCCATGAAAGTGGTGGAGGCCGTGAAGGTGAAGCTGAACATGCCTAACCTGAAGGTCAAGCTGACGCCGATCACGTCGCAAAACCGTATTCCGCTGGTGCAGAACGGCACCGTGGACATCGAATGCGGTTCGACCACGAATAATCTGGAGCGCCAGCAACAGGCCGCGTTCACGAACACGATCTTCGTGATCGGCACGCGTCTGATGACCAAGAAAGACTCCGGCATCAAGGACTGGGCGGACCTGAAGGGCAAGACGGTCGTCACGACCGCCGGCACCACCTCCGAGCGCCTGCTTCGCAAGATGAACCAGGACAAGAACATGGGCATGAACATCATCAGCGCGAAGGACCATGGCGAGTCGTTCCTGACGCTGTCCACCGGCCGTGCCGCCGCGTTCATGATGGACGACGCACTGCTCGCGGGCGAGCGCGCGAAGTCGAACAACCCGGGCGATTTCGTGCTCGTCGGCGCGCCGCAATCGCGTGAAGCGTAC